Proteins from a single region of Sinorhizobium alkalisoli:
- a CDS encoding 50S ribosomal protein L11 methyltransferase — translation MSEIRLFVSTTEKQAEAVLDLMTAVFGEEDFAIATMEIDEKRDLWEASVYMMADEEAEVKARLEEALQAGFSHLPIEREVLPDIDWIAKSLEGLAPVRAGSFVVHGSHDRDKVKTGEIAIEIDAGQAFGTGHHGTTAGCLEMLASVARARRIRNVLDLGTGSGVLAIAAWKLLHVPVLATDIDPVATRVATENARRNGVVSGLAFATAPGFHSTTFSANGPFDLIIANILARPLMKMAPELVLNLAPGGSVILSGILAEQRWKVLAAYNGQHLKHMRTIWRNGWVTIYLAK, via the coding sequence TTGAGCGAGATACGCCTTTTTGTCAGCACCACCGAGAAGCAGGCCGAAGCCGTTCTCGACCTCATGACCGCAGTTTTCGGCGAGGAGGACTTTGCGATCGCGACGATGGAGATCGACGAGAAACGCGACCTCTGGGAAGCCTCGGTCTATATGATGGCGGATGAGGAAGCTGAGGTGAAGGCGCGGCTCGAAGAGGCGCTGCAGGCCGGCTTCTCCCATCTTCCGATCGAACGCGAGGTGTTGCCGGACATCGACTGGATCGCCAAATCGCTCGAAGGGCTTGCTCCCGTGCGCGCCGGCAGCTTCGTCGTGCATGGTTCCCATGATCGCGACAAGGTGAAGACCGGCGAGATCGCCATTGAAATCGACGCCGGTCAGGCCTTCGGCACCGGCCATCACGGAACGACCGCCGGCTGTCTGGAAATGCTCGCATCCGTCGCGCGGGCGCGGCGCATCCGAAACGTGCTCGATCTCGGCACCGGCAGCGGCGTCCTGGCGATCGCCGCCTGGAAGCTCCTGCACGTGCCGGTGCTCGCGACCGATATCGATCCGGTCGCAACCCGCGTGGCGACCGAGAACGCTCGCCGCAACGGCGTCGTCAGCGGCCTTGCCTTCGCGACCGCGCCGGGCTTCCACTCCACCACCTTCAGCGCCAACGGCCCGTTCGATCTGATCATCGCCAATATTCTGGCGCGGCCGCTGATGAAAATGGCGCCAGAACTCGTCCTCAATCTCGCTCCCGGCGGCTCGGTCATCCTCTCGGGCATCCTCGCCGAGCAGCGCTGGAAGGTCCTCGCCGCCTATAACGGCCAGCACCTCAAACATATGCGCACGATCTGGCGCAATGGCTGGGTGACGATCTATCTGGCCAAGTAG
- a CDS encoding aminopeptidase P family protein, producing MFQSFEVTSTPQFGRERVAALRAAFAPLGIDGFLVPRADEFQGEYVPACSERLSWLTGFTGSAGVALVTERDAIVFVDGRYVTQLKEQVDASVFTGGDLVGEPPHVWLERHGPKGCRLGIDPWLHTAAEVRRLEKALATIDGRLVLLGDNPLDRIWTDRPAAPVGRVTIQPLEHAGRLAKDKLAEIAAAVEKATAAAVVLADPSSIAWTFNVRGSDVPHTPHPLARAIIHANGRAEIFIDKRKTGIEQEAYITQLADILPPASFEDRLATLSSSGAAIMIDPDLSSFAIGELIRSKGGVVIEATDPARLPRACKNAQEIAGSVRAHLQDGAAMVEFLAWLDKADPGSITEIGATKRLEALRTAVGERMQNPLKDISFDTIAGAGAHAAIMHYRVTTDTDQAIEAGTVFLIDSGAQYVNGTTDITRTVAIGSVPQEQKRFFTLVLKGMIAISTARFPKGTRGVDLDPLARIALWKAGADYAHGTGHGVGSYLSVHEGPQRIARLATQELLPGMILSNEPGYYRPGAFGIRIENLVVVRQAADIEGGDLPMLGFDTLTYCPIDHRLVLPALLTDEELAWLNDYHAETREKLMPLIADEETRRWLAAATEAIRR from the coding sequence ATGTTTCAATCCTTCGAAGTCACTTCCACGCCCCAGTTCGGCAGGGAGCGTGTCGCCGCCTTGCGCGCCGCTTTCGCGCCGCTTGGTATCGACGGCTTTCTCGTGCCGCGGGCCGATGAATTTCAGGGCGAATACGTACCAGCCTGCTCCGAGCGGCTCTCCTGGCTGACCGGCTTTACCGGCTCGGCCGGCGTCGCGCTTGTCACGGAACGCGACGCGATCGTCTTCGTCGACGGACGCTATGTAACCCAGCTCAAGGAGCAGGTCGACGCGAGCGTCTTCACCGGCGGCGACCTCGTCGGCGAGCCGCCGCATGTCTGGCTGGAGCGCCACGGGCCGAAGGGATGCCGCCTCGGCATAGATCCCTGGCTGCATACCGCGGCCGAAGTCCGCCGCCTGGAAAAAGCGCTTGCGACGATCGACGGCAGGCTGGTCTTGCTAGGGGACAATCCGCTCGACCGCATCTGGACCGACCGACCCGCCGCCCCGGTCGGCCGCGTAACGATCCAGCCGCTCGAGCATGCCGGTCGGCTGGCGAAGGACAAGCTCGCCGAGATTGCCGCGGCCGTCGAGAAGGCGACGGCGGCGGCCGTCGTGCTGGCAGATCCCTCCTCCATCGCCTGGACCTTCAATGTCCGCGGCAGCGATGTCCCGCATACGCCGCATCCGCTGGCACGCGCCATCATCCATGCAAATGGACGTGCCGAAATCTTCATCGACAAGCGCAAGACCGGGATCGAACAGGAGGCCTACATCACACAGCTCGCCGACATCCTGCCGCCGGCCAGTTTCGAGGATCGCCTCGCCACGCTTTCTTCGAGCGGTGCAGCGATCATGATCGATCCGGATCTCTCCTCCTTTGCGATCGGCGAACTTATCCGCAGCAAGGGTGGCGTGGTGATCGAGGCAACCGATCCCGCCCGCTTGCCGCGCGCCTGCAAGAATGCGCAGGAGATCGCCGGATCGGTCCGTGCCCACCTCCAGGACGGGGCCGCAATGGTTGAATTCCTCGCCTGGCTCGACAAGGCCGACCCCGGCAGCATCACGGAAATCGGCGCGACGAAGCGACTTGAAGCCCTGCGCACCGCCGTCGGCGAACGCATGCAGAATCCGTTGAAGGACATCTCCTTCGATACTATCGCCGGCGCTGGCGCGCATGCGGCGATCATGCATTACCGGGTGACGACGGACACCGACCAGGCAATCGAAGCCGGAACCGTGTTCCTGATCGATTCCGGAGCGCAATATGTCAATGGCACCACGGACATCACCCGCACGGTGGCTATCGGTTCCGTACCGCAAGAGCAGAAACGATTCTTCACCCTGGTCCTGAAAGGCATGATCGCCATCAGCACGGCGCGCTTCCCCAAGGGCACGCGCGGCGTCGACCTCGACCCCCTCGCCCGCATAGCGTTGTGGAAGGCAGGTGCCGATTATGCCCACGGCACGGGCCATGGCGTCGGCTCCTATCTGTCCGTGCATGAGGGGCCGCAGCGTATCGCCCGCCTTGCGACGCAGGAGTTGCTGCCGGGCATGATCCTCTCGAACGAGCCGGGCTACTACCGCCCTGGCGCCTTCGGCATCCGCATAGAGAACCTTGTCGTCGTCCGGCAAGCGGCCGACATCGAAGGCGGCGACCTGCCCATGCTCGGTTTCGACACCCTGACCTACTGCCCGATCGACCACCGGCTCGTGCTGCCGGCATTGCTGACGGACGAGGAGCTGGCCTGGCTCAACGATTATCACGCCGAGACGCGCGAGAAGCTGATGCCCTTGATTGCCGACGAGGAGACCCGTCGGTGGCTGGCGGCTGCCACGGAAGCGATCCGTCGCTGA
- a CDS encoding AzlD family protein, with protein MDTVQHFDLLFVILAAAVATFATRVGGYVLITQLKHIPPRLEAALNAVPAAVLTTLVAPAFVSGGIEVAASMLVAFAVGLRFSTLRMLVVGWAVVMAIRHGIL; from the coding sequence ATGGACACGGTCCAGCATTTCGACCTGCTCTTTGTCATCCTCGCCGCGGCGGTCGCCACCTTCGCGACCCGGGTCGGCGGCTATGTGCTGATCACCCAGTTGAAGCACATTCCGCCGCGCCTCGAAGCGGCGCTCAACGCCGTGCCGGCGGCGGTGCTGACGACGCTTGTGGCCCCCGCCTTCGTCAGTGGCGGAATCGAGGTAGCGGCATCGATGTTGGTCGCCTTCGCGGTCGGGCTCCGCTTCTCGACGCTCCGTATGCTGGTTGTCGGCTGGGCTGTCGTGATGGCGATTCGGCACGGCATCCTATAG
- a CDS encoding AzlC family ABC transporter permease — MNRAEFREGLREGFPVIVAASPFGALFGALAIDNGFSIADAVLMSATVYAGASQMVGIELFGNHVQPWLIVLSIFAVNFRHVLYSASLTRHIKHYTPIQKFFAFFLLVDPQYAESERRAERDLPVTFSWYLGFALIIYVLWLVTTVVGAVFGQMIGDPKAIGLDVLLPIYFLGLVLGFRKRDRFLPIVATSAVASIAAMHFVGSPWHVSIGALAGIVLAACLPNSRAERQCDPLEQGN; from the coding sequence ATGAACAGAGCTGAATTTCGCGAGGGCCTGCGCGAGGGCTTCCCGGTCATCGTCGCGGCATCGCCGTTTGGCGCATTGTTCGGCGCGCTGGCAATCGATAACGGCTTTTCGATAGCAGACGCGGTGTTGATGAGCGCAACCGTCTATGCGGGCGCCAGCCAGATGGTCGGCATCGAGCTCTTCGGCAACCATGTCCAGCCGTGGCTGATCGTGCTTTCGATCTTCGCGGTCAACTTCCGCCACGTGCTTTATTCGGCCTCGCTTACGAGGCACATCAAACACTACACGCCAATTCAGAAGTTCTTCGCTTTCTTCCTGCTGGTCGATCCTCAATATGCCGAGAGCGAAAGGCGGGCGGAGCGCGATCTTCCGGTGACCTTCTCCTGGTATCTCGGCTTCGCCCTGATCATCTATGTCCTTTGGCTCGTCACCACGGTGGTGGGCGCGGTCTTCGGGCAGATGATCGGCGATCCGAAGGCGATCGGGCTCGACGTGCTCCTCCCGATCTATTTTCTAGGGCTCGTGCTCGGCTTCCGCAAGCGAGACCGGTTCCTGCCGATCGTGGCGACCAGCGCGGTCGCCTCCATTGCAGCCATGCATTTCGTCGGCTCGCCCTGGCATGTCAGCATCGGCGCGCTCGCCGGTATCGTTCTGGCCGCCTGCCTGCCCAACAGCCGGGCGGAGCGGCAATGCGATCCGTTGGAGCAGGGGAACTGA